Proteins from one Mucilaginibacter jinjuensis genomic window:
- a CDS encoding metallophosphoesterase family protein, with protein MKKYAIISDIHGNLHALLAVLKDIKSREIETIINLGDHFYGALEPEGVAQVLRENSMINIRGNTDRAILESLERDGMKSDKPEMQRVKGELSQQTIEWIKELPLTATCDGTFFICHGTPECDNEYLLEEVTANGVFVYNDEDLIEKVKDIKERIILCGHSHVNRTIYLSNDKIILNPGSVGLPAYLGSEKYQHRFAMESMTPHAKYAIVDITGTHVNIEQVHVTYDWKTASETARSNGNPNWAEFLLHGRMPKDLRVK; from the coding sequence ATGAAGAAATACGCCATCATTTCAGACATACACGGAAACCTGCATGCCTTGCTGGCCGTTTTAAAGGATATTAAATCGCGCGAGATTGAGACCATTATTAACCTGGGCGATCATTTCTATGGCGCTTTGGAGCCGGAAGGTGTAGCGCAGGTTTTACGTGAGAACTCGATGATCAACATCCGTGGCAATACCGACCGTGCTATACTGGAAAGCCTGGAACGCGATGGTATGAAGTCTGATAAGCCGGAAATGCAACGGGTTAAAGGCGAGTTATCTCAACAGACTATCGAATGGATCAAAGAACTGCCTTTAACTGCCACCTGTGATGGTACCTTCTTTATTTGCCACGGCACTCCCGAATGCGATAACGAATACCTGCTGGAAGAAGTAACTGCTAATGGCGTATTTGTTTACAATGATGAAGATTTGATTGAGAAGGTAAAAGATATTAAAGAGCGCATCATCCTATGCGGCCACTCGCACGTAAACCGCACCATCTATCTCTCTAACGATAAAATTATCCTGAACCCGGGCAGTGTTGGGCTACCGGCCTATTTAGGTTCAGAGAAGTACCAGCACCGCTTCGCCATGGAATCGATGACGCCACATGCTAAGTACGCTATTGTTGATATAACCGGCACTCATGTTAATATAGAACAGGTACACGTAACCTATGATTGGAAAACGGCCTCAGAAACTGCCCGTAGTAATGGCAACCCTAACTGGGCCGAGTTTTTACTGCACGGCAGGATGCCGAAGGATTTGAGAGTGAAGTAG
- a CDS encoding cytochrome C oxidase subunit IV family protein, producing the protein MSAENTHAAHHEGEEHESMTKKKIWGVFWILLGITTIEFIIALYLVPHGIIPLKAANPVYIILTLFKAFYIIAYFMHLKFEKVGLIYAVVVPVLFIIGLILVLTNESHHWIDLRA; encoded by the coding sequence ATGTCAGCAGAAAACACACACGCAGCTCATCACGAAGGCGAAGAGCACGAATCAATGACCAAAAAGAAAATCTGGGGAGTATTCTGGATCCTTTTAGGTATCACTACTATCGAATTTATCATAGCGCTTTACCTGGTACCTCACGGTATTATCCCACTTAAAGCTGCTAACCCGGTATATATCATTTTAACGCTATTTAAAGCATTCTACATTATCGCGTACTTTATGCACTTAAAGTTCGAGAAAGTAGGTTTAATATATGCAGTGGTTGTGCCTGTTCTGTTCATCATCGGTTTGATCCTGGTACTTACTAACGAAAGCCACCACTGGATCGATCTGAGGGCGTAA
- a CDS encoding DUF2461 domain-containing protein → MISQDTLNFLKDVTLNNNREWFQDNKDRYDIARENVLDFTAAMIKELAKTDPGVADADPKKAVKRIYRDIRFSKDKTPYKNHFGIGLSSLNASKDTTGYYIHIMPGGSFAGGGYWQPTAEHIKAIRQEIDYNAAELKGIVDNPEYLKLFGNIRNENSLKTLPRGYEPTHPDISLLKIKDFIGMHTFTDAAIQKANSPQVVADVLAKIYPLNDFLNNAIA, encoded by the coding sequence ATGATAAGCCAGGACACGCTTAATTTTTTAAAAGACGTAACCCTGAACAATAACCGCGAATGGTTTCAGGATAATAAAGACCGGTACGACATTGCACGCGAAAACGTGCTCGACTTTACCGCTGCCATGATTAAGGAACTGGCCAAAACAGATCCCGGCGTTGCTGATGCCGACCCTAAGAAAGCAGTAAAGCGCATTTATCGCGACATCCGTTTCAGTAAAGATAAAACGCCTTATAAGAATCACTTTGGTATTGGGCTGTCTTCACTTAATGCCAGTAAGGACACTACCGGTTATTATATTCATATTATGCCCGGAGGTTCTTTCGCCGGGGGCGGATACTGGCAGCCAACAGCAGAGCATATTAAAGCCATCCGCCAGGAAATTGATTACAATGCGGCTGAATTAAAAGGAATTGTTGATAATCCGGAATATCTGAAATTATTTGGCAACATCCGAAATGAAAATAGTTTAAAAACCCTACCGAGAGGGTATGAGCCCACTCACCCGGATATTAGTCTGCTGAAAATAAAGGATTTTATCGGCATGCATACTTTTACCGATGCTGCCATACAAAAAGCCAACAGTCCTCAAGTGGTTGCAGATGTATTGGCCAAAATATATCCGCTGAATGATTTTCTGAATAATGCTATTGCCTAA
- a CDS encoding alpha/beta hydrolase family protein, translated as MRDFFKTPEETYFKLSPDGKYISYLKPYKERQNLFIKTLADGKEVMATSFTDYGVRDYSWTYNNQIVISQDVIALDQLKIYALDLTTLKLRDVLSFGTNVRFTVLNRGRFNPDILTCSINKRDPANADVYRLNIRTGELKPYLINPGNVTDWFPDADGRIRLVQSSDGVNKTILFRKDDNSPFKPIIVNNFKDLVRPIAFTGDKNNFYAISNINRDKAALVEINAETGHEEKVLFATDKGDVEDWGYSKKSRRIEYVSWNDDKAQIHFLNDSAEHIYNNLIKQLPGNDVKVADRDSAEEKFIISTSTDINPGSFYLYESNNQKLTKLGDVNSDIKPEELCSMKPVSFKASDGLTIKGYLTLPQGEKKTNLPVVVLLLRNNLWSRTSWGYNAETQFLANRGYAVFQINYRGCVGYGKAFHSAGFKQVGGKVQQDITDGVHWLIKQKIANPKKIGIFGSGFGGFSALYGMSFHPELYNCGVVQYGLINFFTYIKDAPPFLKPYLKMTYEMVGNPETDADQLRAISPVFHADKIKAPLLIFQGAKDPRANISELNQYVRELKRHNVPVTYVLKENERTYFRSEHNRTQMYTDIEKYLDDNMRGKP; from the coding sequence GTGCGTGATTTCTTTAAAACGCCCGAAGAAACCTACTTCAAGTTATCGCCAGATGGTAAGTATATTTCTTACTTAAAACCGTATAAAGAAAGGCAAAATCTATTCATTAAAACATTAGCAGATGGTAAGGAGGTGATGGCCACTTCGTTTACCGACTACGGCGTGCGCGATTATTCGTGGACCTATAATAACCAGATTGTAATAAGCCAGGATGTTATTGCCTTAGACCAGCTGAAGATCTATGCCCTTGATTTAACTACGCTTAAACTGCGCGATGTGCTTTCATTTGGTACCAATGTGAGGTTTACCGTACTAAACAGGGGAAGGTTTAACCCTGATATTTTGACCTGTAGCATTAATAAGCGCGACCCTGCCAATGCCGATGTTTACCGCCTCAATATCCGCACCGGCGAATTAAAACCATATTTGATTAACCCCGGTAATGTAACAGATTGGTTCCCGGATGCTGACGGAAGGATCAGGCTGGTGCAATCGTCTGACGGGGTAAATAAAACCATCCTTTTCCGTAAGGATGATAACTCTCCGTTTAAACCTATCATCGTAAATAATTTTAAAGATCTGGTAAGGCCGATTGCATTTACCGGTGATAAAAATAATTTCTACGCCATCTCTAACATTAACCGCGACAAGGCTGCACTGGTTGAAATAAATGCAGAAACCGGCCACGAAGAAAAAGTACTGTTTGCTACCGATAAAGGCGACGTGGAAGACTGGGGCTACTCGAAAAAAAGCCGACGGATTGAGTACGTAAGCTGGAACGATGATAAAGCGCAGATCCACTTTTTAAACGATAGCGCAGAGCATATTTATAACAACCTGATTAAGCAGTTGCCCGGCAATGATGTAAAGGTAGCCGACAGGGATAGTGCGGAGGAAAAGTTTATCATCAGTACCAGTACAGATATAAACCCTGGCTCGTTTTATTTATACGAGAGCAACAATCAGAAATTAACCAAGCTGGGCGATGTAAACTCGGACATTAAACCCGAAGAGCTTTGCAGTATGAAACCTGTAAGCTTTAAAGCATCAGACGGGCTTACAATTAAAGGATATTTAACCCTGCCGCAGGGCGAGAAGAAAACTAACCTGCCTGTAGTTGTATTGTTGCTGCGCAATAATTTATGGAGCCGCACCAGTTGGGGTTACAATGCCGAAACCCAGTTTTTGGCCAACCGCGGCTATGCTGTTTTCCAGATTAACTACCGGGGCTGCGTGGGGTATGGTAAGGCTTTCCATAGTGCAGGCTTTAAGCAAGTGGGTGGCAAAGTGCAGCAGGATATTACCGATGGTGTACATTGGTTAATTAAACAAAAAATAGCTAACCCTAAAAAGATCGGCATATTTGGGAGTGGTTTTGGTGGTTTCTCGGCTTTGTATGGCATGTCGTTCCACCCCGAGTTGTATAATTGCGGGGTGGTGCAATATGGGCTAATCAACTTTTTTACCTATATTAAGGATGCGCCGCCGTTTTTAAAACCGTATTTAAAAATGACTTACGAGATGGTGGGTAATCCCGAAACTGATGCCGACCAGCTGCGGGCCATATCGCCGGTGTTTCATGCTGATAAGATAAAAGCGCCATTGCTGATATTCCAGGGAGCGAAAGACCCGAGGGCAAATATCAGTGAGCTGAACCAATATGTGCGCGAGCTAAAACGCCATAATGTACCCGTTACTTATGTGCTAAAGGAGAACGAGCGGACCTATTTCCGCAGTGAACACAACCGGACACAAATGTATACTGATATAGAAAAATACCTTGATGATAATATGCGGGGAAAACCATAA
- a CDS encoding DUF983 domain-containing protein — protein MSQTPKYKAMMAGKCPRCRRGNMFSGSMYGFDKNSTNIYCPHCGMKFEIEPGYFYAAMYVSYALNVSQAVTIGLLTYIITQNSTSPWLYLATILGGCFLLAPFNYRYSRIILLYWLSPKVHYQPYLDTDDKPGHA, from the coding sequence ATGAGCCAAACACCCAAATACAAAGCCATGATGGCGGGCAAATGTCCGCGTTGCCGTCGGGGCAATATGTTTAGCGGCAGCATGTATGGCTTTGATAAAAATAGTACCAATATTTACTGCCCGCATTGCGGGATGAAGTTTGAGATAGAGCCAGGTTACTTTTATGCCGCCATGTATGTGAGCTATGCGCTCAATGTATCGCAGGCAGTTACCATTGGTTTGCTCACTTATATTATCACACAAAACAGTACATCGCCATGGTTATATCTGGCAACAATACTGGGGGGCTGCTTCTTGCTGGCCCCGTTTAACTATCGCTATTCACGTATAATCTTACTATATTGGTTATCGCCAAAAGTACATTATCAGCCTTATTTAGATACAGATGATAAGCCAGGACACGCTTAA
- a CDS encoding SCO family protein, whose amino-acid sequence MNKNTTVKKVLILVLILAVPGFLYYLLTAKGKNRYKPLPFYGPKVVAQTGHKFHGKYIPDTIYHKLPDFNLVDQDNQPVSLKSFDNKIFVAGFFYTHCPSICDQVNSNLDSLVKGYAHNKMLHFVSITVDPMHDSPAILKAYAGKQVSSAKWQFLTGDTTTIYNLAAKGFLVNAAHAGNNEFVVDDKLVLIDADKRIRGYYSGTSIIDMNRLNDEIKVLIAEELRKIKAPDL is encoded by the coding sequence ATGAACAAAAATACAACCGTTAAAAAGGTTTTAATCCTGGTACTCATCCTAGCAGTACCGGGATTTTTATATTATTTGCTAACCGCAAAGGGTAAAAACCGCTATAAGCCGTTACCATTTTACGGACCCAAAGTGGTTGCCCAAACCGGCCATAAGTTTCACGGTAAGTATATCCCCGATACCATTTACCATAAGCTGCCCGATTTTAACTTGGTTGATCAGGACAATCAACCGGTATCCCTGAAGTCGTTCGATAACAAGATCTTCGTTGCCGGATTTTTTTATACGCACTGCCCATCCATCTGCGACCAGGTAAACAGTAACCTGGATAGTTTGGTAAAAGGTTATGCGCATAACAAAATGCTGCACTTTGTTTCGATCACTGTCGACCCGATGCATGATTCGCCTGCTATATTAAAAGCTTATGCAGGCAAACAGGTATCAAGCGCTAAATGGCAGTTTTTAACCGGCGATACTACAACCATCTACAACCTTGCAGCCAAGGGCTTTTTGGTGAATGCCGCACATGCCGGTAATAATGAATTTGTGGTTGACGATAAGCTGGTGTTAATTGATGCTGATAAGCGTATCCGCGGCTATTACTCGGGCACATCCATAATTGATATGAACCGTCTGAATGATGAGATCAAAGTATTGATTGCCGAAGAATTAAGAAAAATTAAAGCTCCTGATTTGTAA
- a CDS encoding DUF4286 family protein: protein MIIYNETFVVDEAVHEQWLAWVKANHIANIIATGDFQSFQILKVLNSPNEGVTYCIQYLTDDVSKYEHFMLYHMNPIHIDHNAQFENKFVLFNTLMEKI, encoded by the coding sequence ATGATCATTTATAACGAAACTTTTGTGGTTGACGAAGCTGTGCATGAGCAATGGCTGGCATGGGTAAAGGCAAACCACATTGCCAACATTATTGCCACCGGCGATTTTCAATCCTTCCAGATACTTAAAGTGCTTAATTCGCCTAACGAAGGTGTAACTTATTGCATCCAATATTTAACGGATGACGTAAGTAAGTATGAGCATTTTATGCTGTACCACATGAACCCAATTCATATTGACCATAATGCGCAATTTGAAAACAAGTTTGTGCTGTTTAACACACTAATGGAAAAAATATAA
- the rfbC gene encoding dTDP-4-dehydrorhamnose 3,5-epimerase, translating into MNVTTTHIEGLLILEPRIFPDDRGYFFESYNKKKFAEAGIDVDFVQDNQSFSHKGALRGLHGQANPFAQGKLVRVLQGRVLDVAVDIRKSSPTYGQHITAELSGENNKQFWIPPGFLHGFVTLEDNTIFTYKVTNFYDKASEIGVIWNDPSLGIGWGIADTEVLLSPKDEVLPKFEDFVSPF; encoded by the coding sequence ATGAACGTTACCACTACCCACATAGAAGGTTTACTGATATTAGAACCGCGCATTTTCCCTGATGATCGCGGCTACTTTTTTGAAAGCTACAACAAAAAGAAATTTGCAGAAGCAGGTATCGATGTTGATTTTGTACAGGATAACCAATCATTCTCGCACAAAGGGGCATTACGCGGCTTGCATGGCCAGGCCAATCCATTTGCTCAAGGCAAACTGGTGCGCGTATTACAGGGCAGGGTATTGGATGTAGCGGTTGATATCCGTAAAAGCTCACCTACCTATGGCCAGCATATCACTGCCGAATTAAGTGGCGAAAACAACAAACAGTTTTGGATCCCCCCGGGCTTTCTACACGGTTTTGTAACATTGGAAGACAATACCATTTTTACCTACAAGGTAACCAACTTCTACGATAAAGCATCAGAAATAGGTGTGATCTGGAACGACCCATCATTGGGCATCGGCTGGGGTATTGCAGATACAGAGGTATTACTTTCACCAAAAGATGAGGTATTGCCGAAATTTGAGGATTTTGTGAGTCCGTTTTAA
- a CDS encoding tetratricopeptide repeat protein, whose protein sequence is MKRFYALIALSLLTCLKVLAQTGDLQLAQQYNLNGEQQKAFDIYQKLYKQDNENYYSYYVNSLISLKKFDEAENITKKLQKKHPTDYQYTVVLGRIYREQGNTAKADEVYDNLIKNLPPDQSLISSLAAEFYQAENAEYAIKIFLQGRKLLHNDQLYTMELINLYRYKRDKEGLTNEYLNFLPANPGYLNQAENIFATVYEGEGDYNVLKFELLKRIQKQPEVTIYADLLTWQYMQQKQYDQALNQALALSRRRDDKGSSIYELCRTLTGDGAYDEAIRGYNFIIEKGTKEDPYYIPSKIDLIDVKNLKITSGKYTNADLLGLEQDYANLLQEFGRNASTAFAMQRMANLQAFKLHKYKDAQKLLQETINLPNLRPQLLSACKLDLGDIYLMDNQPWEATLVYSQVEKANPGTPIGQDATFRNAKLAYYTGDFTWAKGQLDVLKAATSQLIANDALNLSLMITDNTTFDTTGNALRMYARADLWIFKEQQEKALTTLDSIDKKYSGNSLADDILMAKARIYIQRKDYPTAVTALKQIAEDHKFDLWADDAVYMLGDIYENQLNDKVQAKTYYQKIITDYPGSLWINEARKRFRLLRGDKPDSSS, encoded by the coding sequence ATGAAGCGATTTTACGCATTAATAGCCCTCAGCCTGCTTACCTGCCTAAAGGTACTTGCACAAACCGGCGATTTACAGCTGGCCCAGCAATATAACCTTAACGGCGAACAGCAAAAAGCGTTCGATATCTATCAAAAACTTTACAAACAGGATAATGAGAACTATTACAGCTATTATGTAAACAGCCTCATCAGTTTAAAAAAGTTCGACGAGGCCGAAAATATCACCAAAAAGCTTCAAAAAAAACATCCCACAGATTATCAGTACACTGTAGTGCTCGGCCGCATTTACCGCGAACAAGGTAACACTGCTAAAGCCGATGAGGTTTATGATAATCTTATTAAAAACCTGCCGCCCGACCAGTCGCTCATCAGCAGCCTTGCCGCCGAGTTTTACCAGGCCGAGAATGCGGAGTATGCCATCAAGATATTTTTACAAGGCCGTAAACTGTTGCATAATGACCAGCTGTATACGATGGAACTTATTAACCTTTACCGCTACAAACGCGATAAGGAAGGTTTAACCAATGAGTATCTCAATTTTTTACCCGCTAACCCCGGCTACTTAAACCAGGCCGAAAACATTTTTGCCACTGTTTATGAAGGTGAAGGTGATTATAATGTGCTGAAGTTCGAACTGCTGAAACGCATCCAGAAACAACCGGAGGTTACTATTTATGCCGATTTGCTTACCTGGCAATATATGCAGCAAAAGCAATATGACCAGGCGCTTAACCAGGCACTGGCGCTCAGCCGCAGGCGCGACGATAAAGGCAGCAGTATTTACGAGCTCTGCCGAACCCTTACCGGCGATGGTGCTTATGACGAGGCCATCCGTGGATATAACTTCATCATTGAGAAAGGCACTAAGGAAGACCCTTACTACATCCCATCAAAAATTGATTTGATTGATGTTAAAAACCTGAAGATAACCTCGGGCAAATACACCAATGCCGATCTGTTAGGCCTCGAACAAGATTATGCCAACCTGTTGCAAGAATTTGGACGAAACGCCAGCACTGCTTTTGCCATGCAGCGAATGGCCAACCTGCAAGCCTTTAAACTGCATAAATATAAAGATGCACAGAAGCTGCTGCAGGAAACTATTAACCTGCCTAATCTTCGCCCGCAATTGCTGTCTGCATGCAAGCTTGATCTGGGCGATATTTATCTGATGGACAACCAACCCTGGGAAGCTACATTGGTATACAGCCAGGTTGAGAAAGCTAATCCGGGCACACCAATTGGGCAGGATGCTACCTTTAGAAATGCCAAGCTTGCTTATTACACGGGCGATTTTACCTGGGCAAAAGGCCAGCTGGATGTATTAAAAGCAGCTACCTCACAGCTGATTGCCAATGATGCGCTTAACCTGTCGCTCATGATCACGGATAATACCACTTTTGATACTACAGGTAATGCCTTACGCATGTATGCCCGTGCCGATCTGTGGATTTTTAAGGAACAGCAGGAAAAAGCATTGACGACATTAGATAGCATCGATAAAAAATATTCCGGCAATTCACTGGCCGATGATATACTGATGGCCAAAGCACGGATCTACATCCAACGAAAAGATTACCCTACCGCAGTTACTGCACTCAAGCAAATTGCCGAAGACCATAAGTTTGACCTCTGGGCCGATGACGCTGTTTACATGCTGGGCGATATTTATGAAAACCAGCTGAACGATAAAGTACAGGCCAAAACTTATTATCAGAAAATTATTACCGATTACCCCGGCAGCCTGTGGATTAACGAGGCCCGTAAACGTTTCAGATTATTACGGGGAGATAAGCCCGACAGTTCGTCTTAA
- a CDS encoding sensor histidine kinase — MKPQQQGYQKNFSLIIAFFVLISITLVVALIIVYNLTERYVENEFASKKIDVLEQTIKPYNDLYLNKVYEITSYQGYLDSASAGKYSTTVFKDYPFVKRTIFYDVRIGNETIEPGSKKHRLGISVKSIYEYKLNKNNRVTGIRKPDVEDIDFRQMAAKFSYYIANADTSRAPNPVEIFKTFYDIKPDKVSYLNIPRRQEIKAYRTLQQTGETTSFYKQNMMTFYLDPYALHVTNSHPELYQNISIKPVVYDPLDDESKQLFVTELAFPGALSDYKLYFMSSGDYLQAEINRRFMPTAAIVFLIYFFLVFIGWLIYRNLSTNLKLFRLQYDFINNFTHEFKTPVSVIKIAGSNLRSEAELTERQRKHYGRILDEEADRLNDLMNKLLSFTQIENRSINIKRKEVNLEEFVTGYMETFRIKYPDFNIHYQIDNVYNFYTDPILLGSIFQNLIENAYKYSHPQHKELFIRVIHEKRDIVFTFIDKGIGIPKSEIKNIFKKFYRIENKYNQNGSVGLGLAFCKELANFMNGDITVKSELNQGSEFTVTLPYEI; from the coding sequence ATGAAACCACAGCAACAGGGTTACCAGAAAAACTTCTCGCTGATTATCGCTTTCTTTGTTTTGATATCGATAACGCTTGTTGTGGCGCTTATTATCGTATACAACCTTACCGAACGTTATGTAGAAAATGAGTTTGCTTCCAAAAAAATAGATGTGCTGGAGCAAACCATTAAGCCCTATAATGACCTATATCTCAACAAGGTTTACGAGATCACATCCTACCAGGGCTACCTCGATTCGGCATCGGCAGGCAAATATTCAACTACTGTATTTAAAGATTATCCTTTTGTAAAACGCACCATCTTTTATGATGTACGTATTGGCAATGAGACGATAGAGCCGGGGTCTAAAAAGCATCGCCTGGGCATCAGCGTAAAATCTATTTACGAGTATAAGTTGAACAAAAATAACCGTGTAACCGGCATTCGTAAACCGGATGTGGAGGATATTGATTTCAGGCAAATGGCGGCTAAGTTTAGCTATTATATTGCCAATGCCGATACGTCAAGGGCACCCAATCCTGTTGAGATATTCAAGACTTTTTATGACATTAAACCGGATAAGGTAAGTTACCTCAACATACCCCGCAGGCAGGAAATTAAGGCTTACCGCACACTACAGCAAACAGGCGAAACAACATCATTTTACAAACAAAACATGATGACGTTTTACTTGGATCCTTATGCGCTGCATGTTACCAATAGCCACCCAGAACTGTATCAGAACATCAGCATAAAACCTGTAGTATATGACCCGCTTGATGATGAGAGCAAGCAATTGTTTGTTACCGAACTGGCTTTCCCGGGGGCATTGTCCGACTATAAGTTGTATTTTATGTCATCGGGCGATTATTTGCAGGCCGAGATCAACAGGCGGTTTATGCCTACTGCCGCTATTGTGTTTTTGATCTATTTCTTCCTGGTGTTTATCGGTTGGTTAATTTACCGTAACCTGAGCACCAACCTTAAACTGTTCAGGCTACAGTACGATTTCATTAACAACTTTACCCACGAGTTTAAAACGCCTGTAAGCGTAATTAAAATTGCAGGCTCGAACCTGCGTAGTGAAGCAGAGCTAACCGAACGCCAGCGTAAGCATTACGGCCGGATACTGGATGAGGAGGCCGATAGGCTTAATGACCTGATGAACAAGCTGCTTTCGTTTACCCAGATCGAAAACCGCTCGATCAATATTAAGCGCAAAGAGGTAAACCTCGAAGAATTTGTAACGGGTTACATGGAAACCTTCCGGATTAAATATCCCGATTTTAACATCCATTACCAGATAGATAACGTTTATAACTTTTATACAGACCCCATTTTACTGGGCAGTATTTTTCAGAACCTGATAGAGAATGCGTATAAATATTCGCACCCTCAGCATAAAGAATTGTTCATAAGGGTTATACATGAAAAACGGGATATTGTATTTACATTTATAGACAAAGGCATTGGGATCCCCAAAAGCGAGATCAAAAATATATTTAAGAAGTTTTACCGGATAGAGAATAAATACAATCAGAACGGTAGTGTTGGCCTGGGTTTGGCATTTTGTAAAGAACTGGCTAATTTTATGAACGGAGATATTACTGTTAAAAGCGAACTTAACCAGGGATCGGAGTTTACGGTTACCCTGCCATACGAAATATAA
- a CDS encoding OmpA/MotB family protein encodes MIKLKYLLAAAVLCVSMHSCKILSTKSYKAMVAERDSLSTRTTSLEAQVDQLKADTARLHGELSEQKRKFNELQDGYDMLNASYTEANSKLHKSSSQVNKLSTDLQQREARLKEVEDILKRRDEATNALKAKLQQALLGFQQSGLTVDIRNGKVYVSLTDKLLFPSGSIVIDDKGKAALKQVAAVLNKEPDINLAIEGHTDDKRVLNLGQIKDNWDLSVLRATSVSRYMVETENMDPKRITATGKGEFQPIDPANTPEARARNRRIEIVLTPKLDELYNLITK; translated from the coding sequence ATGATAAAACTAAAGTATTTATTAGCCGCTGCCGTATTGTGCGTAAGTATGCACTCATGTAAAATACTCTCAACTAAAAGCTACAAAGCAATGGTAGCCGAGCGCGATTCACTATCTACACGTACCACATCATTGGAAGCACAGGTAGATCAATTAAAAGCCGATACCGCCCGCTTACACGGTGAATTGAGCGAGCAGAAAAGAAAGTTTAATGAGCTGCAGGATGGCTATGATATGCTGAATGCAAGTTATACCGAGGCCAATAGTAAACTGCATAAAAGCTCATCTCAGGTAAACAAACTATCAACCGATTTGCAACAACGTGAGGCACGCCTGAAAGAGGTGGAAGATATTTTAAAACGCCGCGATGAAGCCACCAATGCTTTGAAAGCCAAATTGCAACAGGCCTTATTGGGTTTCCAGCAAAGTGGTTTAACGGTTGATATCCGTAACGGGAAGGTTTATGTGTCGCTGACTGATAAATTGTTGTTCCCGTCAGGCAGTATTGTGATTGATGATAAAGGTAAAGCTGCCCTAAAACAAGTTGCCGCAGTGCTGAATAAAGAGCCGGATATTAACCTGGCGATTGAAGGGCATACAGACGATAAGCGTGTATTGAACCTGGGCCAGATTAAAGATAACTGGGACCTGAGCGTACTGCGCGCCACATCGGTAAGCCGTTATATGGTAGAGACGGAAAACATGGACCCGAAACGAATTACTGCCACAGGTAAAGGCGAGTTTCAACCGATTGATCCGGCCAACACACCTGAAGCCCGTGCCCGTAACCGACGGATTGAAATTGTGCTGACACCAAAACTGGATGAACTGTATAATTTAATTACAAAATAA
- a CDS encoding DUF420 domain-containing protein — MITNDKLIFRFVAGISIFVFVVVVILSMKILPVPHPLPAFTIFLPKLNALLNGTCSVLLLLSLYFIRKGDVAVHKTINIVAFCLSALFLVSYITFHWLAPETKFGDLNGDHVVDAAEKAAAGGVRYVYYVILITHIILAAGVLPLILLSFYRGLQMQVAKHKKLVRWTFPIWLYVTVTGVIVYLMISPYYHF; from the coding sequence ATGATTACTAATGATAAACTGATTTTCCGGTTTGTAGCCGGTATCTCAATATTTGTATTTGTGGTGGTGGTGATATTGAGCATGAAGATACTCCCTGTACCGCACCCGCTGCCTGCCTTCACCATCTTTTTGCCCAAGCTCAATGCCTTGTTAAATGGTACTTGCAGCGTGTTATTACTGCTCTCGTTATACTTTATCCGCAAGGGTGATGTAGCGGTTCATAAAACTATCAATATCGTTGCATTTTGTTTATCAGCATTGTTCCTGGTGTCGTATATCACATTCCATTGGCTGGCTCCTGAAACCAAGTTTGGTGATTTAAACGGCGACCATGTGGTTGATGCTGCCGAGAAAGCTGCTGCCGGAGGCGTGCGTTACGTTTATTATGTGATTTTGATTACACACATTATATTGGCTGCTGGTGTTTTACCATTAATTTTGCTGAGCTTTTACCGTGGACTGCAAATGCAGGTAGCTAAACACAAGAAACTGGTAAGATGGACGTTTCCTATATGGTTGTACGTTACAGTTACCGGGGTAATTGTTTATTTGATGATTTCGCCATATTACCATTTTTAA